AATGTCCTCGAGCTATGCTTGTACGCTGCAACACCATTTCCGGCGTTATTTCCAATACAGATATGCCGTAACTACCCAGTTCTATATCTATTAACTCGCCAATTAATTCTGCCTCGGTCATGGATTTGACTTTGGCATAGGCTTCTTCGGCTACGTGCTTCATTCTTTCTCGTAATTCAGGTATTCCCAGAAATATTCTGTCAAGACGGATGGTTTGAACACTCACTCCGAAATGCTCTGCCAGTTCCTCATCAGTGTAGAAAGGATTCTTCTCCAACAATTCCTGCAACCGTAACTGTCGTCGTTTCCTGCTCATTCGCCGCCCAGCCATAAAATACCACCCTTAATGTTACCTGCTATTATCACCTGGTCCTAAAATATAGTATAGCAAATACTCCTCTTTTATGCAACTTCGGTAAATTCTTCTTAAAAAAATAGCCAAAAGCTTCTTGCTTTCGGCTATTGTAAATAATCTATTTTTATAGACTATTTAACTGCCTCCCGGTTTTTGTAATAGCCGCACTCTGGACAT
This window of the Calderihabitans maritimus genome carries:
- the fapR gene encoding transcription factor FapR, translated to MAGRRMSRKRRQLRLQELLEKNPFYTDEELAEHFGVSVQTIRLDRIFLGIPELRERMKHVAEEAYAKVKSMTEAELIGELIDIELGSYGISVLEITPEMVLQRTSIARGHFLFAQANSLAVALVDAETVLTGSARVRYKRPVYVGEKVVAKARVKVRRGNSYLVSVYSTVNSELVFKGQFIVMVQESTRRAGGGKGENCG